The following proteins come from a genomic window of Lolium rigidum isolate FL_2022 chromosome 5, APGP_CSIRO_Lrig_0.1, whole genome shotgun sequence:
- the LOC124656730 gene encoding BTB/POZ and MATH domain-containing protein 3-like, with product MLVHMSVLHKTKSFTKIVTKRIAMPTMGVMAIPKTKVLKINLGEISVATLAMTNVDEESYTMIKMRDPTLSIVVLILRVRPPVLDGAAKISTHMVFLDKTGSPARSMRMTMLSAPGLLIANRDDVIANCVVDNYFVVMCFVDIDWTTASSEEELPDLGHDLAIMWDKQEHTDVSFNVGGECFYAHRLVLAARSPVFKAELYGPMAESKMASITIHDMEASTFRSMLHYMYHGSLPNNDGKTDSFTLDQHLLVVADRYGLEMLKKICEDNLCANGIKLGSVVSLLELAEDHSCSKLKARCFDFLAGGDNFKVVATSGEYLHLMQTYPNLLVEARDRFKIPHEKPTIMESGSHKKARLC from the exons atgctcgtccacatgagcGTCCTCCACAAGACCAAGTCCTTCACCAAGATCGTCACCAagcggatcgccatgcccaccatgggcgtgatggCCATCCCCAAGACCAAGGTCCTCAAGATCAACCTCGGCGAGATCTCCGTCGccaccctcgccatgaccaacgtggacgaGGAGAGCTacaccatgatcaagatgagagaccCAACATTGAGCATC GTCGTTCTCATTCTCAGAGTCCGGCCTCCCGTTCTGGATGGCGCTGCCAAGATCTCTACGCATATGGTTTTTCTAGACAAGACCGGCTCACCTGCTCGTTCGATGAGGATGACCATGCTTTCTGCCCCTGG CTTGCTGATAGCAAACAGAGACGATGTTATTGCGAACTGTGTGGTGGACAACTACTTCGTGGTGATGTGCTTCGTGGACATTGACTGGACAACTGCATCGTCGGAGGAGGAGCTCCCGGATTTAGGTCATGATCTGGCCATTATGTGGGATAAACAAGAACACACTGATGTTTCCTTCAACGTCGGCGGGGAGTGCTTTTATGCGCATCGCCTGGTGCTTGCGGCCCGATCGCCGGTTTTTAAAGCAGAGCTCTATGGCCCGATGGCTGAAAGCAAGATGGCATCTATAaccattcac GATATGGAGGCCTCAACCTTCAGATCTATGCTCCATTACATGTACCATGGttcattgcctaataatgatGGCAAGACTGATTCTTTTACTCTGGACCAGCATCTGCTTGTAGTTGCTGATAGGTACGGGTTGGAGATGCTTAAAAAGATTTGTGAGGACAACCTATGTGCCAATGGTATCAAGCTAGGCAGTGTAGTTTCATTGTTGGAGCTGGCGGAGGACCATTCCTGCTCCAAACTCAAAGCTAGGTGCTTCGATTTCCTCGCGGGTGGCGATAATTTCAAGGTGGTTGCGACATCTGGTGAGTACCTCCA TTTGATGCAAACCTATCCGAATCTCCTGGTCGAAGCACGCGATAGGTTCAAGATACCACATGAAAAGCCGACCATCATGGAATCTGGTTCTCACAAGAAAGCCAGATTGTGTTAG